A DNA window from Purpureocillium takamizusanense chromosome 9, complete sequence contains the following coding sequences:
- a CDS encoding uncharacterized protein (COG:S~EggNog:ENOG503NYR3~SECRETED:SignalP(1-19~SECRETED:cutsite=GTA-VV~SECRETED:prob=0.2308)), whose product MSRVWFSVVVATAAFWGTAVVKRSPYSYEVTPPVRQWADQPMKLVAVPLPTTTTTTTQQHHQWEGQDDEEEDDMFVTSAQHLAHLHNALIRGYNSIVLQAPHVLPPTETAADGGNDGNDDDDEDEDDDDDEDEDDDDDEDDEDPDEARHFIGYARTWVKFLRGHHDDEEAVLFPETASILHDNTLWGDMYKEHESLVEHIQALDAHLAHLSANASAYAPAPLLSLLSALRAPLEQNLHHEVAHLASLSAHPAVAPRYTVERAVAAETLLNWRANSVGAVAGGGGGLVGGTFDVVPLLLLNVDRGHNDGGNADWPPMLAPVRWALVNAVGAVHAGRWRFASCDAWGRPRELYAVGRAAERRRREQERETKKRGQEEL is encoded by the exons atgtcgCGGGTCTGGTTCTCGGTGGttgtggcgacggcggcgttttGGGGCACCGCCGTGGTGAAGCGCTCGCCGTACTCGTACGaggtgacgccgccggtgagGCAGTGGGCGGATCAGCCGATGAAGCTGGTggcggtgccgttgccgacgacgacgacgacgacgacgcagcagcaccatcagTGGGAGGGACAG gacgacgaggaggaggacgacatgTTCGTCACATCGGCGCAGCACCTGGCGCATCTGCACAACGCGCTCATCCGTGGCTACAACTCCATCGTCCTGCAGGCGCCGCACGTGCTGCCTCCCAccgagacggcggcagatGGCGGGAACGATgggaacgacgacgatgacgaggacgaggacgatgacgatgacgaggacgaggacgatgacgatgacgaggacgatgaggatccggacgaggcgaggcactTCATCGGCTACGCGCGCACGTGGGTCAAGTTCCTCAGGGGCCatcatgacgacgaggaggcggtgctgTTCCcggagacggcgtcgatATTGCACGACAACACGCTGTGGGGGGACATGTACAAGGAACACG AGTCCCTCGTCGAGCACATCCAAGCCCTAGACGCACACCTCGCGCATCTCTCCGCCAACGCCTCCGCCTACGCGCCCGCACCCCTCCTCTCGCTGCTCTCCGCCCTCCGCGCGCCCCTCGAGCAGAACCTGCACCACGAGgtcgcgcacctcgcctCTCTATCCGCGCACCCGGCCGTTGCCCCGCGGTACACCGTGgagcgcgccgtggcggccgagacgctcTTGAACTGGCGCGCGAacagcgtcggcgccgtggccggcggcggcggtggtctTGTCGGCGGCACGTTTGAcgtggtgccgctgctgctcctcaacGTGGACCGTGGGCACAACGATGGCGGTAACGCCGACTGGCCGCCGATGCTCGCGCCGGTGCGCTGGGCGCTGGTGAATGCGGTGGGCGCGGTGCATgccgggcggtggcggttTGCGAGCTGCGATGCGTGGGGGAGGCCGAGGGAGTTGTATGCGgtggggagggcggcggagaggaggcggagggagcaggagagggagacgaagaagagggggCAAGAGGAGTTGTGA
- the PHO5 gene encoding acid phosphatase pho5 (COG:P~EggNog:ENOG503NTWV~TransMembrane:11 (i79-96o108-129i136-155o161-182i203-225o249-267i340-360o384-407i419-441o447-468i520-538o)), which translates to MAENGTNITSPPARQQVVARTAGGNSAYHNFHNDFTHVADLNERRRLALAEVDKAPFGWYHVRACVVAGVGFFTDSYDIFTASLLTIMLGIVYYPGVGKMPTTSDNAIKLATSAGTVVGQLGFGFLADLVGRKRMYGLELIVIIFATIGQALTSGSPSCDIIGLIIFWRVIMGVGIGGDYPLSSIITSEFATTKWRGAMMAAVFAMQGMGQLCAAFVMLFVTLGFRGSLEGAASVKACTGDCQVAVDKMWRTLIGFGAVPACIALYFRLTIPETPRYTFDVARDVEKAQDDVKAYMSGKREGDPDAMAQVATSRAAKDNLEVPKASWADFRRHYGKPKNFLLLFGTAGSWFCLDVAFYGLSLNNGVILEAIGFSTNNVHNVYEFLYNTAIGNLIIVLAGAVPGYWVSVATIDTLGRKKIQLGGFIILTILFIVMGFAYHSISKNGLLAIYVLAQFFFNFGPNTTTFIVPGEVFPTRYRSTSHGISAASGKIGSIIGQGAISTLRTHGAVKSGDTPWMDHVLEIYALFMLLGCFTTLLIPETARKTLEELSGEDDFAVHGRLGSVSAHERANSNEDDTVKAA; encoded by the exons atGGCAGAGAACGGGACCAACAttacctcgccgcccgcgcggcagcaggtcgtcgccaggaccgccggcggcaactcGGCCTACCACAACTTCCACAACGACTTCAcgcacgtcgccgacctcaacgagcggcgacgcctcgccctcgccgaggtcgacaaGGCGCCGTTCGGGTGGTACCACGTCCgcgcctgcgtcgtcgccggcgtgggcTTCTTCACCGACTCGTACGACATCTTcaccgcctcgctgctcACCATCATGCTCGGCATCGTCTACTACCCGGGCGTCGGCAAGATGCCCACCACCTCCGACAACGCCATCAAGctcgccacctcggccggcaccgtcgtcggaCAGCTGGGCTTTGGTTTCCTCGCCGACTTGGTGGGGCGTAAGCGCATGTATGGTCTGGAactcatcgtcatcatcttcgcGACCATCGGGCAGGCGCTCACCAGCGGCTCGCCCTCGTGCGACATCATCGGGCTCATCATCTTTTGGCGCGTCATCATGGGTGTGGGCATTGGTGGTGATTACCCGCTCTCGTCCATCATCACCTCCGA GTTCGCGACCACAAAGTGGCGTGGTGCCATGATGGCTGCCGTGTTTGCCATGCAGGGCATGGGCCAGCTCTGCGCCGCCTTCGTCATGCTCTTCGTCACCCTCGGCTTCAGGGGTTCACTCGAGGGAGCCGCCTCGGTCAAGGCCTGCACGGGCGACTGccaggtcgccgtcgacaagatGTGGCGCACCCTCATCGGTTTCGGCGCCGTCCCTGCCTGCATCGCGCTGTACT TCCGTCTGACCATCCCCGAGACGCCCCGTTACACcttcgacgtcgcccgcgacgttGAAAAGGCCCAggacgacgtcaaggccTACATGTCGGGCAAGCGCGAGGGCGAccccgacgccatggcccaggtcgccacctcgcgcgccgccaaggacaaCCTCGAGGTGCCCAAGGCCAGCTGGGCCGACTTCCGCCGCCACTACGGCAAGCCCAAGAACTTCCTGCTCCTCTTCGGCACCGCCGGCTCGTGGTTctgcctcgacgtcgccttTTACGGCCTGTCGCTCAACAACggcgtcatcctcgaggccattgGCTTCTCCACCAACAACGTCCACAACGTGTACGAGTTCCTATACAACACGGCCATTGGcaacctcatcatcgtcctggCCGGTGCCGTGCCTGGGTACTGGGTCTCGGTTGCCACCATTGACACGCTCGGCCGCAAGAAGATTCAGCTCGGCGGCTTCATCATCTTGACCATCCTCTTCATCGTCATGGGATTCGCCTATCACAGCATTTCCAAGAACGGTCTGCTTGCCATCTATGTCTTGGCGCAGTTCTTTTTCAACTTTG GCCCCAACACGACAACCTTCATCGTCCCCGGTGAAGTCTTCCCCACGCGCTACCGATCCACCTCGCACGgcatctccgccgcctcgggcaaGATCGGCTCCATCATCGGCCAGGGTGCCATCTCGACGCTCCGCAcgcacggcgccgtcaagtCGGGCGACACCCCCTGGATGGACCACGTGCTGGAGATCTACGCCCTCTTCATGCTTCTGGGGTGCTTCACCACGCTCCTCATCCCCGAGACGGCCCGCAAGaccctcgaggagctcagcggcgaggacgacttcGCCGTGCATGGCCGCTTGGGCTCCGTCAGCGCCCACGAGCGGGCCAACAGCAACGAGGACGACACCGTCAAGGCGGCTTAG
- a CDS encoding uncharacterized protein (COG:S~EggNog:ENOG503P3K0~TransMembrane:2 (i112-134o140-158i)), with amino-acid sequence MASSTSTTTTTTTTTTSSSRSTTTTRVPAMAATRSNSALKSPTKPSSSQTSPPSPSQSQPQAAAAAPAAPADQQDPPPPPLTYEVLTTDDAKRDALQLVADSIAQQRQVASLAVIFHPACLVAVVAACALAWRHNAARDVGTAMTACSGLVIAFLAAVRMLTSRYVNLAEAFRWRDFIAPSPASSGQGGGDEKEDLVLAARFGDELIGALVLRLVFPANATADDGDVEKKGGDEEEDVRLTRRSNKTNKGVAKNKRSKQQQQHDGDGRAGATPQAGLVRAWTTKLRYRGRGVGGDLLRFAVVTTRSACGGGGDDVAAPVSFDAAHANSALPLPDMFNRPFRARDDKARRALAHALRDCDAGDGSAFAFR; translated from the coding sequence ATGGCTTCATcaacctccaccaccaccaccaccaccaccaccaccacctcttcctcccgcTCCACGACAACCACCCGCGTGCCTGCCATGGCAGCTACGCGCAGCAACAGCGCGCTCAAGTCACCCACCAAGCCGTCCTCCTCACaaacatcaccaccatcaccgtcacAATCACAGccacaagcagcagcagcagctccagcagcaccagcagacCAGCAAGacccgcccccgccgccgctcaccTACGAGGTCctcaccaccgacgacgccaagcgCGACGCactgcagctcgtcgccgacagcatcgcccagcagcggcaggtcGCCTCGCTGGCCGTCATCTTCCACCCGGCGTGCCTcgtagccgtcgtcgccgcctgcgccctcGCCTGGCGGCACAAtgccgcgcgcgacgtcggcaCCGCCATGACGGCGTGCTCGgggctcgtcatcgcctttctcgccgccgtgcgcatGCTCACCTCGCGCTACGTcaacctcgccgaggccTTTCGCTGGCGTGACTTTATcgccccgtcgcccgcgtcgtcgggccagGGTGGTGGGGATGAAAAGGAGGACCTCGTGCTGGCAGCGCGgttcggcgacgagctcatcGGCGCGCTGGTCCTGCGGCTGGTGTTCCCCGCCAACGCCactgccgacgacggtgacgtcgagaagaaggggggggatgaggaggaggatgtgAGGCTGACACGGAGAAGCAACAAGACCAACAAGGGCGTCGCAAAGAACAAGAGGtcaaagcagcagcagcagcacgatggcgacggccgcgccggcgcaaCCCCGCAAGCCGGCCTCGTGCGCGCCTGGACGACCAAGCTCCGGTaccgcgggcgcggcgtcggcggcgacctcctGCGCTTCGCCGTGGTGACGACACGTAgcgcctgcggcggcggtggcgacgacgtagCCGCGCCCGTGTCCTTTGACGCCGCGCACGCCAAcagcgcgctgccgctgcccgacaTGTTCAACCGGCCGttccgcgcgcgcgacgacaaggcccgccgggcgctggcgcacgcgctgcgcgactgcgacgcgggcgacggcagcgccttTGCGTTTCGgtag